One genomic window of Aptenodytes patagonicus chromosome 3, bAptPat1.pri.cur, whole genome shotgun sequence includes the following:
- the EPAS1 gene encoding endothelial PAS domain-containing protein 1 isoform X2: MTADKEKKRSSSERRKEKSRDAARCRRSKETEVFYELAHELPLPHNISSHLDKASIMRLAISFLRTHKLLSSVCADNENELEADQQMDNLYLKALEGFIAVVTQDGDMIFLSENVNKYMGLTQVELTGHSIFDFTHPCDHEEIRENLSLKNVLGLSSTNCSSMVHASLMVSAGPGFGKKNKEMSTERDFFMRMKCTVTNRGRTVNLKSATWKVLHCTGQVKVYNTCPPHTLCGYKEPLLTCLIIMCEPIQHPSNIDIPLDSKTFLSRHSMDMKFTYCDDRITELIGYHPEELLGRSVYEFYHALDSESMTKSHQNLCTKGQVVTGQYRMLAKHGGYVWLETQGTVIYNTRNLQPQCIVCVNYVLSEIEKNDVVFSMDQTESLFKPHLLTMSTAYESGIPSTEKSDFLFTKLKEEPEELAQLAPTPGDAIISLDFGTQKFEEAPAFTSAVLTPNKAWPVEVKSHAAQGETLTIPSFTMPQIAPGSSTPSASSNSSCSTPSSPGDYYSAVDEDLKIEVIEKLFAMDTESKSQCNSQTDFNELDLETLAPYIPMDGEDFQLSPICQEERPLSESAQNTQQSLSSMSTIFQPLASASQNQFLPEKYCPQLSNKNMNPGHGSLSSVFFNNVSRSSLPPYHDQARTPLSSMGGRPNTQWPPDPPLEYVPAKWRLMDKYSGSLSRSPSGPPVHSPSMPIYKKRPLDAFGQRGIDINPARIALSNSLKLKRQLDYEEQALQQLSGGDPSVINPSHLMWKRMKFLKGENCSLVTEKKSLSTSVLSDEFVCNSRGLSQPMNQLQQQQQQQQPTCGSPGENLKAGAFPPPFYSSHYQDYAVQPAHKASGMTSRLLGPSFEPYLLPELTRYDCEVNVPVLGSSTLLQGSELLRALDQAT; the protein is encoded by the exons tatgtGCTGACAACGAGAATGAACTAGAGGCAGACCAGCAGATGGACAACTTGTACCTGAAAGCTTTGGAGGGATTTATTGCCGTGGTGACACAGGATGGAGACATGATCTTTTTGTCAGAGAATGTCAACAAATACATGGGTCTTACCCAG GTGGAATTAACTGGACACAGCATTTTTGACTTCACTCATCCATGTGACCACGAAGAAATTAGAGAGAATCTGAGTCTGAAAAATG TTTTAGGTCTGAGCTCTACAAACTGCTCTTCAATGGTCCATGCATCTTTGATGGTCTCTGCAG GTCcaggctttggaaagaaaaacaaagaaatgtcaACTGAGCGTGACTTCTTCATGAGGATGAAATGCACCGTTACCAACAGAGGCAGAACTGTTAACCTCAAGTCTGCCACATGGAAG gTTTTGCACTGCACTGGACAAGTTAAAGTGTATAACACTTGCCCTCCTCACACTCTGTGTGGGTATAAAGAGCCTCTTCTCACCTGCCTTATAATAATGTGTGAGCCTATTCAGCATCCTTCAAACATCGATATCCCCCTGGACAGCAAGACCTTCCTGAGTCGCCATAGCATGGACATGAAGTTTACCTACTGTGATGACAG AATAACAGAGTTAATTGGATACCATCCAGAGGAGCTGCTGGGCCGTTCGGTGTATGAGTTCTACCATGCCTTGGACTCGGAGAGTATGACCAAGAGTCACCAGAACT TGTGTACAAAAGGTCAAGTAGTGACGGGCCAGTACCGTATGCTTGCCAAGCATGGTGGATACGTGTGGCTGGAGACTCAAGGAACGGTGATTTACAATACGCGCAACCTACAGCCTCAGTGTATCGTCTGTGTCAACTATGTGCTGAG TGAAATTGAGAAGAACGATGTTGTGTTCTCCATGGACCAAACGGAATCACTCTTCAAGCCTCACCTGCTGACGATGAGCACCGCCTACGAGAGCGGCATTCCCAGCACAGAGAAGAGCGACTTCTTGTTTACTAAGTTAAAGGAGGAACCAGAGGAACTTGCTCAGCTGGCACCAACACCCGGTGATGCCATTATTTCCCTGGATTTTG GGACACAGAAGTTTGAGGAAGCCCCTGCCTTCACCAGTGCTGTTTTGACACCAAACAAAGCATGGCCAGTGGAAGTGAAAAGCCACGCTGCTCAAGGTGAAACACTGACGATACCATCCTTTACAATGCCTCAGATTGCACCTGGCAGCAGTACTCCAAGTGCAAGCAGCAACAGTAGCTGTTCCACG CCAAGCAGCCCAGGAGATTATTACAGTGCTGTGGATGAAGATCTTAAGATTGAGGTGATTGAAAAACTCTTTGCCATGGACACAGAATCAAAAAGTCAGTGCAACTCACAG ACTGACTTCAATGAACTGGACCTTGAAACCTTGGCTCCTTACATTCCTATGGATGGAGAAGATTTCCAGCTCAGCCCAATCTGCCAAGAAGAACGTCCTCTCTCTGAAAGTGCACAAAATACCCAGCAGAGTCTAAGTAGCATGAGTACCATCTTCCAACCCCTTGCTTCTGCTTCACAGAATCAGTTCCTCCCGGAGAAATATTGCCCACAGCTATCAAATAAAAACATGAACCCTGGTCACGGGTCCCTGTCATCGGTGTTCTTCAACAATGTGAGTAGGTCATCACTGCCACCATACCACGACCAAGCCCGCACTCCCCTGTCTTCGATGGGAGGAAGACCAAACACTCAGTGGCCACCTGATCCCCCATTAGAGTATGTTCCTGCTAAATGGAGACTCATGGATAAATACTCAGGATCCCTATCACGTTCCCCTTCAGGGCCACCAGTACATTCTCCCAGCATGcccatatataaaaaaag GCCCCTGGATGCTTTTGGGCAACGAGGCATAGATATAAACCCAGCAAGAATTGCTCTGTCTAACAGTTTGAAACTGAAGCGACAACTGGATTATGAAGAACAAGCATTGCAACAGCTGAGTGGG GGAGATCCATCTGTCATTAACCCATCTCACCTAATGTGGAAGAGAATGAAATTTCTCAAAGGGGAAAACTGTTCCTTGGTTACAGAAAAGAAGTCTCTCAGCACAAGTGTTCTTAGtg ATGAATTTGTCTGTAACTCAAGAGGTCTGAGCCAACCAATGAAtcaactgcagcagcagcagcagcagcaacaacccACCTGTGGCAGTCCTGGTGAGAATTTGAAAGCAGGAGCGTTTCCCCCTCCATTTTACAGTTCCCATTATCAGGACTATGCTGTCCAGCCAGCTCATAAAGCATCAG GTATGACCAGTCGTCTGCTGGGGCCCTCCTTTGAACCTTACTTGTTGCCCGAGTTGACAAGATATGACTGTGAGGTGAACGTCCCTGTTTTGGGCAGCTCTACGCTTCTGCAGGGCAGTGAACTGCTCAGAGCGCTGGACCAGGCAACCTGA
- the EPAS1 gene encoding endothelial PAS domain-containing protein 1 isoform X1, which produces MTADKEKKRSSSERRKEKSRDAARCRRSKETEVFYELAHELPLPHNISSHLDKASIMRLAISFLRTHKLLSSVCADNENELEADQQMDNLYLKALEGFIAVVTQDGDMIFLSENVNKYMGLTQVELTGHSIFDFTHPCDHEEIRENLSLKNGPGFGKKNKEMSTERDFFMRMKCTVTNRGRTVNLKSATWKVLHCTGQVKVYNTCPPHTLCGYKEPLLTCLIIMCEPIQHPSNIDIPLDSKTFLSRHSMDMKFTYCDDRITELIGYHPEELLGRSVYEFYHALDSESMTKSHQNLCTKGQVVTGQYRMLAKHGGYVWLETQGTVIYNTRNLQPQCIVCVNYVLSEIEKNDVVFSMDQTESLFKPHLLTMSTAYESGIPSTEKSDFLFTKLKEEPEELAQLAPTPGDAIISLDFGTQKFEEAPAFTSAVLTPNKAWPVEVKSHAAQGETLTIPSFTMPQIAPGSSTPSASSNSSCSTPSSPGDYYSAVDEDLKIEVIEKLFAMDTESKSQCNSQTDFNELDLETLAPYIPMDGEDFQLSPICQEERPLSESAQNTQQSLSSMSTIFQPLASASQNQFLPEKYCPQLSNKNMNPGHGSLSSVFFNNVSRSSLPPYHDQARTPLSSMGGRPNTQWPPDPPLEYVPAKWRLMDKYSGSLSRSPSGPPVHSPSMPIYKKRPLDAFGQRGIDINPARIALSNSLKLKRQLDYEEQALQQLSGGDPSVINPSHLMWKRMKFLKGENCSLVTEKKSLSTSVLSDEFVCNSRGLSQPMNQLQQQQQQQQPTCGSPGENLKAGAFPPPFYSSHYQDYAVQPAHKASGMTSRLLGPSFEPYLLPELTRYDCEVNVPVLGSSTLLQGSELLRALDQAT; this is translated from the exons tatgtGCTGACAACGAGAATGAACTAGAGGCAGACCAGCAGATGGACAACTTGTACCTGAAAGCTTTGGAGGGATTTATTGCCGTGGTGACACAGGATGGAGACATGATCTTTTTGTCAGAGAATGTCAACAAATACATGGGTCTTACCCAG GTGGAATTAACTGGACACAGCATTTTTGACTTCACTCATCCATGTGACCACGAAGAAATTAGAGAGAATCTGAGTCTGAAAAATG GTCcaggctttggaaagaaaaacaaagaaatgtcaACTGAGCGTGACTTCTTCATGAGGATGAAATGCACCGTTACCAACAGAGGCAGAACTGTTAACCTCAAGTCTGCCACATGGAAG gTTTTGCACTGCACTGGACAAGTTAAAGTGTATAACACTTGCCCTCCTCACACTCTGTGTGGGTATAAAGAGCCTCTTCTCACCTGCCTTATAATAATGTGTGAGCCTATTCAGCATCCTTCAAACATCGATATCCCCCTGGACAGCAAGACCTTCCTGAGTCGCCATAGCATGGACATGAAGTTTACCTACTGTGATGACAG AATAACAGAGTTAATTGGATACCATCCAGAGGAGCTGCTGGGCCGTTCGGTGTATGAGTTCTACCATGCCTTGGACTCGGAGAGTATGACCAAGAGTCACCAGAACT TGTGTACAAAAGGTCAAGTAGTGACGGGCCAGTACCGTATGCTTGCCAAGCATGGTGGATACGTGTGGCTGGAGACTCAAGGAACGGTGATTTACAATACGCGCAACCTACAGCCTCAGTGTATCGTCTGTGTCAACTATGTGCTGAG TGAAATTGAGAAGAACGATGTTGTGTTCTCCATGGACCAAACGGAATCACTCTTCAAGCCTCACCTGCTGACGATGAGCACCGCCTACGAGAGCGGCATTCCCAGCACAGAGAAGAGCGACTTCTTGTTTACTAAGTTAAAGGAGGAACCAGAGGAACTTGCTCAGCTGGCACCAACACCCGGTGATGCCATTATTTCCCTGGATTTTG GGACACAGAAGTTTGAGGAAGCCCCTGCCTTCACCAGTGCTGTTTTGACACCAAACAAAGCATGGCCAGTGGAAGTGAAAAGCCACGCTGCTCAAGGTGAAACACTGACGATACCATCCTTTACAATGCCTCAGATTGCACCTGGCAGCAGTACTCCAAGTGCAAGCAGCAACAGTAGCTGTTCCACG CCAAGCAGCCCAGGAGATTATTACAGTGCTGTGGATGAAGATCTTAAGATTGAGGTGATTGAAAAACTCTTTGCCATGGACACAGAATCAAAAAGTCAGTGCAACTCACAG ACTGACTTCAATGAACTGGACCTTGAAACCTTGGCTCCTTACATTCCTATGGATGGAGAAGATTTCCAGCTCAGCCCAATCTGCCAAGAAGAACGTCCTCTCTCTGAAAGTGCACAAAATACCCAGCAGAGTCTAAGTAGCATGAGTACCATCTTCCAACCCCTTGCTTCTGCTTCACAGAATCAGTTCCTCCCGGAGAAATATTGCCCACAGCTATCAAATAAAAACATGAACCCTGGTCACGGGTCCCTGTCATCGGTGTTCTTCAACAATGTGAGTAGGTCATCACTGCCACCATACCACGACCAAGCCCGCACTCCCCTGTCTTCGATGGGAGGAAGACCAAACACTCAGTGGCCACCTGATCCCCCATTAGAGTATGTTCCTGCTAAATGGAGACTCATGGATAAATACTCAGGATCCCTATCACGTTCCCCTTCAGGGCCACCAGTACATTCTCCCAGCATGcccatatataaaaaaag GCCCCTGGATGCTTTTGGGCAACGAGGCATAGATATAAACCCAGCAAGAATTGCTCTGTCTAACAGTTTGAAACTGAAGCGACAACTGGATTATGAAGAACAAGCATTGCAACAGCTGAGTGGG GGAGATCCATCTGTCATTAACCCATCTCACCTAATGTGGAAGAGAATGAAATTTCTCAAAGGGGAAAACTGTTCCTTGGTTACAGAAAAGAAGTCTCTCAGCACAAGTGTTCTTAGtg ATGAATTTGTCTGTAACTCAAGAGGTCTGAGCCAACCAATGAAtcaactgcagcagcagcagcagcagcaacaacccACCTGTGGCAGTCCTGGTGAGAATTTGAAAGCAGGAGCGTTTCCCCCTCCATTTTACAGTTCCCATTATCAGGACTATGCTGTCCAGCCAGCTCATAAAGCATCAG GTATGACCAGTCGTCTGCTGGGGCCCTCCTTTGAACCTTACTTGTTGCCCGAGTTGACAAGATATGACTGTGAGGTGAACGTCCCTGTTTTGGGCAGCTCTACGCTTCTGCAGGGCAGTGAACTGCTCAGAGCGCTGGACCAGGCAACCTGA